TCAAACAACGATGTTGTTGCTCCTTATGCTGAAGAATTCCCGGAAGCTACTTTTTATGCAGGTCAAAAACCTTGGGAGCAAAAGGTAGATATAGCTCTTCCTTGTGCTACACAAAATGAGCTTAACGGAGATGACGCTAAGAAATTAGTTGCTAACGGATGTATTTGTGTTGGAGAAGGTGCGAACATGCCTTCTACAGAAGAAGCAATTAGCGTATTCCACGAAAATAAAATTTTATTCTCGCCGGGTAAAGCTTCTAATGCCGGTGGTGTTGGGGTTTCAGGTCTTGAAATGACACAAAACTCTAATAAACTTAACTGGACAAAAGAAGAAGTTGATGCTAAATTGCACCAAATAATGAAGGATATTCACGCTGCTTGTGTTAAGCACGGAACTGTTGAAGGAGGTTATGTTGACTACGTTAAAGGAGCAAACATTGCCGGATTCCTGAAAGTTGCCGACTCAATGCTTGATCAGGGAGTTATTTAGAAAATAAACCTAACCAAAATCTATGCTAAATAGTGAAAGCCGTCTCTTTTTTGGAGACGGTTTTTTTATTTCGGCGTTAGCGGCAAGCAAAACGAACACGTGCTTAAGTAAAGATAACAACACGTGTTAAAATAAAAATTCATATATTTGCACGTAGAAAGACAAATTTAATAACACGTATATGAATACTAAACTCACATTAACAATAGAAGAATCACTAATTGAAAAGGCTAAAACATATGCTAAGGGAAAAGGCAGAAGTTTATCAGACCTTATTGAAAATTATCTTAAAGTAGTTATCAAAGAAGAAAATATTTCGGTAGATAAAAACACTCCAATTACAAACTCATTGAAAGGCTCTTTTAATATGCCTAAAGACTATGATTACAAGAAAAATATTTCGGACAGACTAACTGAAAAATACTTGTAACATGAAAAGTATACTTATTGATACAGATATTATTCTAGATTTCTTCTTTGACAGAGAACCTTTTTCTGAAAATGCAGCAGAAATATTTTCTCTATGTGAGTCTAAAACTATAAAAGGATATATAACTCCTGTTATTATTAGCAATACATATTACCTGTTAAGAAAAATAGCTTCTCATGATAAAGTTTTAGAAAAATTAAATCAACTTCTGTTAATAACAAATGTTCTAATAATGGACAGAGAAGTTGTTATTAATGCAATAAATTCAAAATTT
The sequence above is a segment of the Bacteroidota bacterium genome. Coding sequences within it:
- a CDS encoding DUF6364 family protein; the protein is MNTKLTLTIEESLIEKAKTYAKGKGRSLSDLIENYLKVVIKEENISVDKNTPITNSLKGSFNMPKDYDYKKNISDRLTEKYL
- a CDS encoding PIN domain-containing protein, with product MKSILIDTDIILDFFFDREPFSENAAEIFSLCESKTIKGYITPVIISNTYYLLRKIASHDKVLEKLNQLLLITNVLIMDREVVINAINSKFKDFEDALQNYSAIKHGKIEAIITRNIKDYKNSDIGIFTPETYLKLEKACR